A window of Solea solea chromosome 18, fSolSol10.1, whole genome shotgun sequence contains these coding sequences:
- the si:ch211-266g18.10 gene encoding trichohyalin: MAEAAPPQTSSLRAKGLGLLRKLKVSVELLIALAALLSWVVIGVVMFDFVEYKAVPDIQQIIADPVKAVNDAVDEASSLLNKFQECAPDLSDPRSTAAYVAEEISEAKDGVVGYFSDEDGNFYLSYVDPVVVGRQAFHSTDDFVCGAMASFRDTVCAVVDTLLDTVRKINKGKVDLSYMDPVAAGRGFFTATNEFISGVADYVQNVLCAALDSVLAVVKGTADITFMDPVSIGRNVFSATNDSVSGAVGYVQEILCAILDTSLDIIKGTIDMSSVDPVVVGRNAFSVVNDSVSGAAGYVQDVLCAALDVALNTLNEIQNAVGFSPVSVLKRTAEVTTEQISALVGYVSSPLTGDQGIMPEVSIDPMKVIEDAVLEFSDKKDLFLAYMTSMLVGEQGEPVATPVVNIVTEKGETVASPADITLVRKKGEFLPPMEKVAEMMQAAKEEAASATDSNTDKEEEEAEVPAEAASETEGQEEEEDDAKHAHREETAHEPPLKDKEVVDGDSVEETIEGAEEEKDLNAEENEVETQEGDIKTDMVNAEEEKQKESETEEEEEARNNDLEEREAKTDDLEGEEEEEEEEEAKTDDLEEEGVAKTDDLKGEEEEEEKEAKTDDLEEEEEAKTEELEEEEEEAKTDDFEEEEEAKTDDLEEEEAKTDDLEEEEEAKTDDLEGEEEEEENEAKTDDLEEEEAETDDLEKKEEAKIEELEEEEEEEEEAKTDDLEEEKEAKTDDLEEEEEAKTEELEEEEEEAKTDDLEEEEEAKTDDLEEEEEAKIEELEEEEEEAKTDDLEKEEVKTEVLEEEEEKADVLEKEEEAKTDELEEEEEEEKTTEVLEEDEEEAKVEVLEEEEAEKVEVKTEVLEEEEEEVTTEVLQEEKEEEVKTEVLEEEEEGEEEEDKKEDDTTIEDLDEETKRKDLGLWKAKTDILGEEEEETKTEETGEKEIENEVTDEQTIGKTETSVKDQFEISDQEDKELEKDNDATEEDGEQHDKIEAEIEDGDEDENKVPSVQQPESKLPSAEMINASESDDEDEEEMSMLLPDYYHDEYSDIVIDHSDNNNKSRETELKQRKKVQVPSETARRVRPRSAHKDQEEHIHKHDKVPKEAREIHERKEEVKETIIKDKDEMKKLPKEEIKVKKTPKEGEQVKEPPKQKMTKPSIDTKEVKKLLKEKVRRLLKDKDAKKPSEEEKEVKEPPKEVKKIPKLKAKVKKLLKEKKEVKQPPKEHKEEGEVKKQLKEKTDIQISSKEKTVVKRLPKKEKEIKKPPIEKKGVKIPSKEEEEERRALKEDTKVKEYLKKERAKKAPKEEQEVKKPLKEKKEVKISPKGEIKAKKQLQDVKEVKKQLQDFIKQLKDKKELKKPSKEKEVEEPPKVEKEAKKPSKEDEKIKIPPTEEKDVKKPSKEEKEMKSTKKEVKDQPKEEKRVKPTKEKQDVKKPSKEEKKVRPIEKEVKKQPKDEKEGKPPKAEKQVQKPSKEEKEVKIPHKEEKEVKKPTTEKKVEKPAEEEEKEVKIPHTKEKEVKKPSKEEKEVKPTKEKKEVEKPHKEEKEVKPTKAKKEAKKPSKEEKEVKPTKEKKEVKKPSKEEKELKPTKAKKEVKKPSTEKVVEKPAKEEKEVKIPHKEEKEVKKPSKEEKEVKPTREKKKFRKLSKEDKEVRLTKERKDVTKTPNKKEAEKPPKEEKEVKIPYKEEREIKNPSKEKEVEKPPKEEKEVKIPPKDEKEVKKPSKEEKEVKPTKEKEEVKKPSKEKEAEKPVKEEREIKIPHKDEKEVKKPSTEKEVENPVKEEKEVKIPHKEEKEVKKPSKEKEVEKPPKDKKEVKILHKEKEVKKELKEEKEVKPTKEKEEVKKPSKEKEVENPVKEEKEVKIPHKEEKEVKKPSKEKEVEKPPKDKKEVKILHKEEKEVKKPSKEKEAEKPPKEEKEIKIQHKEEKEIKKPSKEKEAEKPPKEEKEIKIPHKEEKEIKKPSKEKKEAKPTKEKKEVKKPSKEEKEVKPAKDRVEVKKPAKEKEMEKPPKEEKEVKISHKEEKEVKKPSKEKEVEKPQKEEKEVKIPHKEEKEIKKPSKEEKEVKPTKDRVEVKKPAKEKETEKPPKEEKEVKISHKEEKDVKKPSKEEKEVKPTKDRVEVKKPAKEKETEKPPKEEKEVKISHKEEKEVKKLSNEEKEAKPTKEKKEVKKPSKEEKEVKPAKERVEVKKPSKEKEVEKPPKEEKEVKIPHKEEKEVKKPSKEEKEAKPTKEKKEVKKPSKEEKEVKPAKERVEVKKPAKEKEAEKPPKEEKEVKIPHKEEKEIKKPSKEEKEVKPTKERKEVKKPAKEKEVKPTKEKKEVKKPSKEKEVVKPQKEEKEAEKPPKEEKEVKIPTKEEKEVKKPSKEKEVKPTKEEKEVKIPHKEEKEVKKPSKEEKEVKPTKEKKEVKKPSKEKEVAKPQKEEKEAEKPPKEEKEVKIPHKEEKEIKKPSEEKEVEKPQKEEKEVKKPSKEEKEVKPTKEKVEVKKPSKEEKEVKPTKEKVEVKKPSKEKEAEKPPKEEKEVKVPHREEKEVMKLPKEEKEPVKKRDTKTDTKPKKAVRIQVVKTKVTSFLKREHLNVTKAAEEPKKSVRVLKAARRQIVPLLKKERVNITKAEVPEVPKVKAKPVSIAKVSKEAEEKPKPKIKPVKPDTDALKEKQKPSKKEAQREKAKAAAAAPMKKEVATPKEKAKPVILKKEQESPSRNASLVKERVRIVPMKKAVSPPKESIRIVSATTAKKHKAVLTKREPLKTKPAVKEAEAAHRNVSLTKEKVKVVPLRKVPVTPKEKVKPASLKKAEVVKEKKVEPVTLKKAEVVKEKKVEPVTLKKEAVEDKDKKTKPSQKETEAKPVLVKKELKPVKEMPKPVHEKKAPSKTETHAGEEKVKSLLKKKEPQEPEKMRVKPHVKKEQEASKDEEKPAAVKKVVLKEKLKPVRVKKEPEVSKLKAKPSAAKKGTERVCEKQIINPQLSFTEDRVLKEIHVAAKKEKPVEKKAAKEDGVKAAEPALSDSFIMEEDLPYFQCFFVDEDEAQFPFYAFSPLQI; this comes from the exons ATGGCTGAAG cagcacCTCCACAGACGAGCTCTCTCAGGGCCAAAGGTCTGGGCCTCCTCCGAAAGCTCAAAGTGTCTGTGGAGCTGTTGATCGCACTGGCCGCTCTGCTCTCCTGGGTGGTCATAGGAGTGGTGATGTTCGACTTTGTGGAGTACAAGGCAGTTCCAG ATATTCAGCAGATCATCGCTGACCCAGTGAAAGCCGTGAACGACGCCGTCGATGAAGCCTCCAGCCTGCTCAATAAGTTTCAAG AATGTGCCCCTGACCTGAGTGACCCCAGGTCCACGGCCGCTTACGTAGCAGAGGAAATATCGGAAGCAAAAGATGGAGTCGTTGGATATTTTTCCGACGAGGACG GAAACTTCTACCTCAGCTACGTCGACCCCGTCGTTGTCGGTCGACAGGCCTTCCATTCAACGGACGACTTCGTGTGTGGAGCGATGGCTTCGTTCAGGGACACAGTGTGCGCTGTTGTGGACACTTTACTGGACACTGTacggaaaataaataaag GAAAAGTTGACCTAAGCTACATGGACCCTGTGGCCGCAGGCAGAGGTTTCTTCACTGCTACTAATGAATTTATCAGTGGAGTGGCAGACTACGTCCAGAATGTGCTCTGTGCCGCTCTGGACTCTGTTCTGGCAGTAGTGAAAG GAACCGCTGACATCACTTTCATGGATCCCGTGTCCATTGGCAGAAATGTCTTCAGCGCCACAAATGACAGCGTGAGCGGAGCAGTGGGCTACGTCCAGGAAATACTCTGTGCCATCCTGGACACTTCACTGGATATAATAAAAG GAACCATTGACATGAGCTCCGTCGACCCCGTGGTCGTCGGCAGAAACGCCTTCAGTGTCGTGAATGACTCTGTGAGCGGAGCGGCAGGATACGTCCAGGACGTGCTCTGTGCCGCCCTGGACGTGGCACTCAACACATTAAACG AGATCCAGAATGCTGTGGGATTCAGTCCCGTATCGGTTCTGAAGAGAACAGCAGAAGTCACCACAGAACAGATCAGCGCGCTCGTCGGCTACGTTTCTTCACCACTGACCGGCGATCAAG GGATCATGCCAGAAGTCTCCATTGACCCCATGAAAGTTATCGAAGACGCTGTGCTGGAGTTCTCAGACAAGAAGGATTTGTTCCTGGCTTACATGACAAGCATGCTTGTTGGTGAGCAAG GTGAACCTGTTGCCACACCTGTGGTGAATATAGTGACTGAAAAAG GTGAAACCGTAGCTTCTCCGGCGGATATAACTTTAGTGAGAAAAAAAG GGGAATTCCTGCCACCGATGGAAAAAG TTGCAGAAATGATGCAAGCCGCCAAAGAGGAAGCTGCTTCTGCTACAGACTCAAACACtgataaggaggaggaggaggctgaagTTCCTGCAGAAGCTGCCAGTGAAACAGAaggacaagaggaagaggaggatgatg CAAAACATGCCCATCGTGAAGAAACGGCGCATGAACCACCACTAAAAGATAAAGAAGTCGTTGATGGTGACAGTGTGGAGGAGACAATAGAGGGCGCCGAAGAGGAGAAAGACTTAAATGCAGAGGAAAATGAAGTAGAAACACAAGAGGGAGACATTAAAACAGATATGGTTAacgcagaagaagaaaagcagaaggaatcagaaacagaggaggaggaggaggccagaAATAATGATTTGGAAGAAAGGGAGGCCAAAACTGACGATTTggaaggggaggaagaggaggaagaggaggaggaggccaaaACTGATGATTTGGAAGAGGAGGGGGTGGCCAAAACTGATGATTTgaaaggggaggaagaggaggaggagaaggaggccaAAACTGATGAtttggaagaggaggaggaggccaaaACTGAAGAattggaagaagaggaagaagaggcaaaaACTGATGAttttgaagaggaggaggaagccaAAACTGATGAtttggaagaggaggaggccaaAACTGATGAtttggaagaggaggaggaggccaaaACTGACGATTTggaaggggaggaagaggaggaggagaatgaggCCAAAACTGATGAtttggaagaggaggaggccgaAACTGATGATTTGGAAAAGAAGGAGGAGGCCAAAATTGAAGAattggaagaagaggaggaagaggaggaggaggccaaaACTGATGATttggaagaggagaaggaagccAAAACTGATGAtttggaagaggaggaggaggccaaaACTGAAGAattggaagaagaggaggaggaggccaaaACTGATGAtttggaagaggaggaggaagccaAAACTGATGAtttggaagaggaggaggaggccaaaATTGAAGAattggaagaagaggaggaggaggccaaaACTGATGATTTGGAAAAGGAGGAGGTCAAAACTGAAGTtttggaagaggaggaggagaaagctgACGTTttggaaaaagaggaggaggccaAAACTGATGAattggaagaggaggaggaggaggagaaaacaactGAAGTTTTggaagaagatgaggaggaggccaaagtggaagttttggaagaagaagaggcagagaaagTGGAGGTCAAAACTGAAGTtttggaagaagaagaggaggaggtcacAACTGAAGTTTTAcaggaagaaaaggaggaggaggtcaaaACTGAAGttttggaggaggaagaagaaggggaggaggaggaggataagaAGGAGGATGACACCACAATTGAAGATTTAGACGAGGAGACCAAACGCAAAGACTTGGGTTTATGGAAAGCCAAAACGGACATtttgggagaggaggaggaggagacaaaaacagaagagacaGGGGAAAAGGAGATTGAAAATGAAGTAACAGATGAACAAACCAttggaaaaacagaaacaagtgTCAAAGATCAGTTTGAAATATCTGATCAGGAAGACAAAGAACTAGAAAAAGACAATGACGCTACAGAGGAGGACGGAGAACAACACGACAAAATAGAAGCTGAGATTGaagatggtgatgaagatgagaaCAAAGTGCCATCAGTCCAACAACCAGAGTCTAAACTTCCATCTGCTGAAATGATCAATGCATCTGAatctgatgatgaagatgaagaggaaatgTCAATGCTTCTACCTGATTACTATCACGACGAATACTCTGACATCGTCATTGATCAtagcgacaacaacaacaagagcagGGAGACTGAACTCAAGCAGAGGAAGAAAGTTCAAGTTCCCTCTGAGACGGCAAGAAGAGTTAGACCCAGATCTGCTCACAAAGACCAAGAAGAACACATCCACAAACATGACAAAG TTCCCAAAGAGGCAAGGGAAATacatgaaagaaaagaagaagtcaAAGAAACCATCATTAAAG ATaaagatgaaatgaaaaagCTCCCCAAGGAAGAGATAAAAGTCAAGAAAACACCAAAAGAAGGGGAGCAAGTTAAGGAGCCACCCAAACAAAAAATGACGAAACCTTCCATCGACACAAAAGAAGTAAAGAAACTCCTCAAAGAGAAAGTTAGGAGACTTCTCAAAGACAAAGATGCCAAGAAACCAtctgaagaagagaaagaagtcaAAGAACCTccaaaagaggtgaaaaaaatcccaaaactgAAGGCAAAAGTCAAGAAACTacttaaagaaaagaaagaagtcaaacaGCCCCCAAAAGAACACAAGGAAGAGGGGGAGGTCAAGAAACAactgaaagaaaagacagacatCCAAATATCTTCCAAAGAAAAGACGGTGGTTAAGAGGCTCcctaaaaaagagaaagaaatcaaGAAACCACCTATAGAAAAGAAAGGGGTTAAGATACCATctaaggaagaagaagaagaaagaagagcaCTTAAAGAAGATACAAAAGTAAAGGAAtatcttaaaaaagaaagagcaaagaaagcaCCCAAAGAAGAACAGGAAGTCAAGAAACCactcaaagaaaagaaagaggtcaAGATATCACCAAAAGGAGAAATAAAGGCCAAGAAACAACTTCAAGATGTGAAAGAAGTCAAGAAACAACTTCAAGATTTCATTAAACAACTCAAAGACAAgaaagaactgaagaagccatccaaagagaaggaggtggaggaacCTCCAAAAGTAGAAAAAGAGGCAAAGAAGCCTTCCAAGGAGGATGAAAAGATTAAGATACCACCCACAGAAGAGAAAGACGTCAAGAAACCATctaaagaagagaaagagatgaaGTCTACTAAGAAAGAAGTCAAGGACCAAcccaaagaagagaaaagggtCAAGCCTACTAAAGAAAAGCAAGACGTCAAGAAACCAtccaaagaagagaaaaaggtgAGGCCCATTGAGAAAGAAGTCAAGAAGCAACCCAAAGATGAAAAAGAGGGAAAGCCTCccaaagcagaaaaacaagtgcagaagccctcaaaggaggaaaaagaggttaaaataccacacaaagaagagaaagaagtcaAGAAACCAACTACAGAGAAAAAGGTAGAGAAgcctgcagaagaagaagaaaaagaggttaaaataccacacacaaaagagaaagaagtcaaGAAACCATctaaagaagagaaagaggtgaagcctaccaaagaaaagaaagaagttgagAAACCAcataaagaagagaaagaggtgaAACCTACCAAAGCAAAGAAAGAAGCCAAGAAACCATctaaagaagagaaagaggtgaaacctaccaaagaaaagaaagaagtcaagaaACCATCTAAAGAAGAGAAAGAGTTGAAGCCTACCAAAGCaaagaaagaagtcaagaaACCATCTACAGAGAAAGTAGTGGAGAAGCctgcaaaagaagaaaaagaggttaaaataccacacaaagaagagaaagaagtcaAGAAACCATctaaagaagagaaagaggtgaAGCCTaccagagaaaagaaaaagtttagGAAACTATCTAAAGAAGATAAAGAGGTGAGGCTTACCAAAGAAAGGAAGGATGTAACAAAAACACCTAACaagaaagaggcagagaaacctccaaaagaagaaaaagaggttaAAATACCAtacaaagaagagagagaaatcaaGAACCCATCTAAAGAGAAAGAGGTAGAGAAACctccaaaagaagaaaaagaggttaAAATACCACCCAAAGACGAGAAAGAAGTCAAGAAACCAtccaaagaagagaaagaggtgaAGCCTaccaaagaaaaggaagaagtcAAGAAACCATCtaaagagaaagaggcagagaagcctgtaaaagaagaaagagagattaAAATACCACACAAAGACGAGAAAGAAGTCAAGAAACCATCTACAGAAAAAGAGGTAGAAAATcctgtaaaagaagaaaaagaggttaaaataccacacaaagaagagaaagaagtcaaaaaacCATCTAAAGAGAAAGAGGTAGAGAAACctccaaaagacaaaaaagaggttaaaatactgcacaaagagaaagaagtcAAGAAAGAactaaaagaagagaaagaggtgaAGCCTaccaaagaaaaggaagaagtcAAGAAACcatcaaaagaaaaagaggtagaaaatcctgtaaaagaagaaaaagaggttaaaataccacacaaagaagagaaagaagtcaaaaaacCATCTAAAGAGAAAGAGGTAGAGAAACctccaaaagacaaaaaagaggttaaaatactgcacaaagaagagaaagaagtcaAGAAACCATCtaaagagaaagaggcagaaaaacctcctaaagaagaaaaagagattaaaatacaacacaaagaagagaaagaaatcaagaaaccatctaaagagaaagaggcagaaaaacctcctaaagaagaaaaagagattaaaataccacacaaagaagagaaagaaatcaagaaaccatctaaagaaaagaaagaggcaaAACctaccaaagaaaagaaagaagtcaagaaACCATCTaaagaagagaaggaggtgaagccTGCCAAAGACAGGGTAGAAGTCAAGAAACCAGctaaagagaaagagatggagaaacctccaaaagaagaaaaagaggttaaaatatcacacaaagaagagaaagaagtcaAGAAACCATCTAAAGAGAAGGAGGTAGAGAAAcctcagaaagaagaaaaagaggttaaaataccacacaaagaagagaaagaaatcaagaaaccatctaaagaagagaaagaggtgaAGCCTACCAAAGACAGGGTAGAAGTCAAGAAACCagcaaaagagaaagagacggagaaacctccaaaagaagaaaaagaggttaaaatatcacacaaagaagagaaagatgtCAAGAAACCATctaaagaagagaaagaggtgaAGCCTACCAAAGACAGGGTAGAAGTCAAGAAACCagcaaaagagaaagagacggagaaacctccaaaagaagaaaaagaggttaaaatatcacacaaagaagagaaagaagtcaAGAAACTGTCTAATGAAGAGAAAGAGGCGAAACctaccaaagaaaagaaagaagtcaaaaaacCATCTaaagaagagaaggaggtgaagccTGCCAAAGAAAGGGTAGAAGTCAAGAAACCATCTAAAGAGAAAGAGGTAGAGAAACCTccgaaagaagaaaaagaggttaaaataccacacaaagaagagaaagaagtcaAGAAACCGTctaaagaagagaaagaggcgAAACctaccaaagaaaagaaagaagtcaaaaaacCATCTaaagaagagaaggaggtgaagccTGCCAAAGAAAGGGTAGAAGTCAAGAAACCAGCTAAAGAGAAAGAGGCGGAGAAACctccaaaagaagaaaaagaggttaaaataccacacaaagaagagaaagaaatcaaGAAACCATCTaaagaagagaaggaggtgaagcctaccaaagaaaggaaagaagtcAAGAAACCAGctaaagagaaagaggtgaagcctaccaaagaaaagaaagaagtcaagaaACCATCTAAAGAGAAAGAGGTAGTGAAGCctcaaaaagaagagaaagaggcagagaagccaccaaaagaagaaaaagaggttaAAATACCAaccaaagaagagaaagaagtcaAGAAACCATctaaagagaaagaggtgaagcctaccaaagaagaaaaagaggttaaaataccacacaaagaagagaaagaagtcaAGAAACCATctaaagaagagaaagaggtgaagcctaccaaagaaaagaaagaggtcaAGAAACCATCTAAAGAGAAAGAGGTAGCGAAGCctcaaaaagaagagaaagaggcagagaagccaccaaaagaagaaaaagaggttaaaataccacacaaagaagagaaagaaattaagaaacCATCTGAAGAGAAAGAGGTAGAGAAGCctcaaaaagaagagaaagaagtcaAGAAACCATctaaagaagagaaagaggtgaAGCCTACCAAAGAAAAGGTAGAAGTCAAGAAACCATctaaagaagagaaagaggtgaAGCCTACCAAAGAAAAGGTAGAAGTCAAGAAACCATCtaaagagaaagaggcagagaaacctccaaaagaagaaaaggaggtTAAAGTACcacacagagaagagaaagaagtcaTGAAGCTTCctaaagaagagaaagaacctgtgaagaagagagacacaaagacag atACCAAACCTAAAAAGGCCGTACGAATTCAAGTAGTGAAGACGAAGGTCACGTCTTTCCTTAAGAGGGAACATCTCAATGTTACAAAAGCAG CTGAGGAACCTAAGAAGTCTGTCAGGGTTCTGAAAGCTGCTCGAAGGCAGATTGTTCCTCTCCTGAAAAAGGAACGTGTGAATATTACAAAAGCAG AGGTTCCTGAGGTTCCCAAAGTGAAAGCCAAACCAGTATCTATAGCGAAAG TTTCTAAGGAGGCCGAGGagaaaccaaaaccaaaaatcAAGCCTGTAAAACCAG ACACTGATGCACtgaaggaaaagcaaaaaccttcaAAGAAAG AAGCTCAAAGGGAAAAggccaaagcagcagcagcagcacccatGAAGAAAG AGGTGGCTACTCCAAAAGAAAAGGCCAAACCAGTCATCCTGAAAAAAG AACAAGAAAGCCCTTCTAGAAATGCCTCCCTTGTGAAAGAGAGGGTCAGAATTGTACCAATgaagaaag CAGTCAGTCCGCCTAAAGAGAGCATCAGGATTGTGTCTGCAACAACag CCAAGAAGCACAAAGCAGTTTTAACAAAGAGAG AACCTCTCAAGACAAAACCAGCTGTCAAAG aggcagaggcagcgCATAGAAATGTATCTCTTACAAAGGAGAAGGTGAAGGTGGTGCCACTAAGGAAAG TGCCTGTAACTCCAAAAGAGAAAGTCAAACCAGCCTCATTGAAAAAAG CTGAAGTTGTGAAGGAGAAGAAAGTCGAGCCGGTGACTCTCAAAAAag ctgaagTTGTGAAGGAGAAGAAAGTTGAGCCGGTGACTCTCAAAAAAG AAGCCGTGGAAGACAAAGATAAGAAGACAAAACCCTCACAGAAAG aaACTGAAGCTAAGCCGGTGCTTGTCAAAAAAG AACTAAAACCTGTGAAGGAGATGCCCAAACCAGTTCATGAAAAGAAAg CTCCTTCTAAAACAGAGACTCACGCAGGAGAGGAAAAGGTCAAATCACTGCTGAAGAAGAAAG AGCCCCAAGAACCAGAAAAGATGAGAGTCAAACCACATGTTAAAAAAG